In the genome of Flavobacterium panacagri, one region contains:
- a CDS encoding energy transducer TonB has product MSKLNIYENKWNDLVFENRNKEYGAYQLRQENPRTTVNALFMGLLLITALGSIPVLISKLTPPTVDITPEVPPTDPIVVTPYNPTVTPPPPAPPAPPVLQQTTTTATDAQGLVNPIVVRTEDAVDKIAPNTDNIPVIQSTSGTGDPSSSGTSSGDGGNGNVISAAPTIPDGPVSVAALDKLPEFPGGIAQFYKYVGNNFRRPELDMEKTLKVYVSFVVEKDGSLTDIIVRNDPGYGMGKEAVRVLKSLKTKWSPGILDGKAVRTAYSLPITIKTEME; this is encoded by the coding sequence ATGTCTAAATTGAACATTTATGAAAACAAGTGGAACGATCTTGTTTTCGAAAACAGAAACAAAGAGTATGGAGCGTATCAATTACGCCAAGAGAATCCTAGAACTACGGTTAATGCTCTCTTTATGGGTTTATTGTTAATAACAGCTCTGGGAAGCATACCTGTATTAATCAGCAAACTTACACCGCCAACAGTGGATATAACACCTGAAGTTCCGCCTACAGATCCTATTGTTGTGACACCTTACAATCCTACTGTAACACCACCTCCACCTGCTCCGCCAGCACCGCCTGTACTACAGCAGACTACAACTACTGCTACAGACGCTCAAGGACTAGTTAACCCAATAGTTGTAAGAACTGAAGATGCTGTAGATAAAATAGCTCCTAACACAGATAATATACCTGTGATACAAAGTACTTCTGGAACAGGAGATCCTTCTAGTTCCGGTACATCATCAGGGGACGGAGGTAATGGCAATGTAATTTCGGCAGCGCCAACAATACCTGATGGGCCTGTTTCTGTAGCAGCTCTAGACAAACTACCTGAGTTTCCAGGAGGAATCGCTCAATTCTATAAATATGTTGGAAATAATTTCCGCAGACCAGAATTGGACATGGAAAAGACATTAAAAGTGTATGTTTCTTTCGTTGTTGAAAAAGATGGATCTCTTACAGACATTATAGTTAGAAACGATCCTGGCTATGGAATGGGAAAAGAAGCCGTTAGAGTTTTAAAATCATTAAAAACAAAATGGAGTCCAGGAATTTTAGACGGAAAAGCTGTTCGAACAGCATACAGCCTTCCGATTACAATAAAAACGGAAATGGAATAA
- a CDS encoding DUF4184 family protein has translation MPFTFSHPAIILPLKYLPRSWFSVTALVIGSVTPDFEYFLRMKVKSDYSHTLAGIFWFDLPLALLLAFAFHNLIRNLLFQNLPSFISNRVSLFTHFNWNNYFKKNWPIIIISFLIGISSHIFWDSFTHKHGYFVNQIDELKNTIIVFEKEIPFWKIAQHASTFLGSIFIIIAFLKMPQDFNFKNSVDKLYWITVSLFTTAILFIRFTIHPKTLNIGNFTVSFIASFLISITIIPLLIKSKFDTKN, from the coding sequence ATGCCCTTTACCTTTTCTCATCCTGCAATAATTCTTCCTTTAAAGTATTTACCCAGATCTTGGTTTTCTGTTACTGCTTTAGTAATCGGCAGTGTAACACCAGATTTTGAATACTTTTTAAGAATGAAAGTTAAAAGTGATTACAGTCATACATTAGCTGGTATTTTTTGGTTTGATTTACCTCTTGCTCTTTTACTTGCTTTTGCCTTCCATAATTTAATCCGAAATCTTTTATTTCAAAATCTCCCCTCTTTTATTAGCAATAGAGTATCCCTTTTCACCCATTTTAATTGGAATAATTATTTTAAGAAGAATTGGCCTATTATCATAATCTCTTTCTTAATCGGAATAAGCTCACATATCTTTTGGGATTCTTTTACACATAAACACGGCTACTTTGTTAATCAAATTGACGAACTAAAAAACACCATAATTGTCTTTGAAAAGGAAATTCCATTTTGGAAAATCGCGCAACACGCAAGCACCTTTCTTGGAAGCATTTTTATAATTATAGCTTTTCTAAAAATGCCGCAAGATTTTAATTTTAAAAATTCTGTTGATAAATTATATTGGATTACAGTGTCTTTATTTACAACAGCCATTTTATTTATCCGATTTACAATTCATCCAAAAACTTTAAATATTGGAAATTTTACTGTGTCCTTTATAGCTTCCTTTCTTATTTCAATAACTATAATTCCGCTATTAATTAAATCTAAATTCGACACTAAAAATTAA
- a CDS encoding PH domain-containing protein produces MGIFSAILGNAGSVSQEDLIKKYGQLLTANEEIEMGFKLIRDTFIFTNKRLILVDVQGITGSKTEYKSIAYKNITRFSVETAGTFDLDAELKIWISSEQQPSIVKQFNKSVNVYEVQKILAFHVLG; encoded by the coding sequence ATGGGGATATTTTCTGCTATTCTCGGCAATGCAGGTTCTGTAAGCCAAGAAGATTTAATTAAAAAATATGGACAGCTTTTAACTGCAAACGAGGAAATCGAAATGGGTTTTAAACTCATTCGCGATACCTTTATTTTCACAAACAAAAGATTAATATTAGTGGATGTACAAGGAATCACGGGAAGCAAAACAGAATACAAATCGATTGCTTATAAAAACATCACAAGATTCAGCGTAGAAACTGCGGGTACTTTTGATCTTGATGCCGAATTAAAAATCTGGATTTCAAGTGAACAGCAGCCAAGTATTGTAAAACAGTTTAACAAATCGGTTAATGTTTACGAAGTACAGAAGATATTAGCTTTTCACGTTTTAGGATAA
- a CDS encoding M48 family metalloprotease — MKKKFIIVGLLFAAFGVTKMTAQINFGDKAIGAVQKGVTAFTLTNADAAALSKEAVAKMDTENEVAGPNDGYTLRLNRVFGKHSTGEGYTLNYKVYKVKDVNAFATADGSVRVFAGLMDIMDDNELLAVIGHEIGHVANNDSRDAMRAAYQKEALIDGASSQSTKIAAVTDSQLGKIGSALIDSKHSRKQESEADLFAYNFLKKNGYDVNAEESAFRILAKMSEGAEASFIERMMSSHPDSKQRAEDAKKRAEKDGLYKPYVQQKIVNTVPVVTTTKKATTTTKKKTTTTKKK; from the coding sequence ATGAAAAAGAAATTTATAATAGTAGGACTCCTATTTGCGGCATTTGGTGTAACTAAAATGACTGCACAGATTAATTTCGGAGATAAAGCAATAGGTGCTGTTCAAAAAGGAGTGACAGCTTTTACTTTAACCAATGCAGATGCAGCGGCTTTGTCTAAAGAAGCTGTAGCAAAAATGGATACAGAGAATGAAGTTGCGGGGCCAAATGATGGTTATACTTTACGATTAAACAGAGTTTTTGGAAAACATTCTACAGGAGAAGGATATACCTTAAATTACAAAGTGTATAAAGTTAAAGATGTTAATGCTTTTGCTACTGCCGACGGAAGTGTAAGAGTATTTGCAGGTTTAATGGATATTATGGATGATAATGAATTGCTTGCTGTTATTGGGCACGAAATAGGCCACGTAGCCAACAATGATTCAAGAGATGCGATGCGTGCCGCTTACCAAAAGGAAGCTTTAATTGATGGTGCTTCTTCTCAGTCAACAAAAATTGCAGCTGTTACAGACAGTCAATTAGGAAAAATAGGAAGTGCATTAATTGATAGCAAACACAGCCGTAAACAAGAATCTGAAGCAGATTTATTCGCTTATAATTTCTTGAAGAAAAATGGTTATGACGTAAATGCAGAAGAATCTGCTTTTAGAATTTTGGCTAAAATGAGTGAAGGCGCAGAGGCTTCATTTATAGAGAGAATGATGAGTTCGCATCCAGATTCTAAGCAAAGAGCTGAGGATGCTAAAAAGAGAGCAGAAAAAGATGGTTTATACAAGCCGTATGTACAGCAGAAAATTGTAAATACTGTTCCAGTTGTCACGACAACTAAAAAGGCAACTACAACTACAAAGAAGAAAACAACAACTACCAAAAAGAAATAA